A portion of the Bacillus thuringiensis genome contains these proteins:
- a CDS encoding polysaccharide deacetylase family protein, which translates to MRKYAAIALCTSAILTGCNTNNVSPEPKKEKTAQGIKKQEETVQKQGKISYNAVTHESTNTSIHITDIKDSLNEVQYKIWRTADGKERAKSFSSKEKEKQFTLPFDIKEFEGKRGEFQIEATGMKEDGKTIPLTKSTITFEQKVPVLMYHAIDDYHGQGIKDLFVSPANFEAQMKHLKDNGYTLLTFERWGDINKVNKPIFVTFDDGMKNNMNAFRVLQKLKDDTFKPAATEYMIVDNVDVEGALSTSEIKEMVDSGIFSVQSHTATHADLPKITNYEEELKGSKEKLEKITGKPVIAIAYPFGHVDDKVVAETKKYYQFATTTKPGQFITKGEPDELLKMKRVRIHHTTTVEQFASSIK; encoded by the coding sequence ATGAGAAAATACGCAGCAATTGCTTTATGTACGTCTGCCATTCTAACAGGCTGTAATACTAACAATGTAAGTCCAGAACCTAAAAAAGAGAAAACGGCTCAAGGGATTAAGAAACAAGAAGAGACTGTGCAAAAACAAGGTAAAATCTCATATAATGCAGTTACACACGAATCTACAAACACAAGTATTCATATTACAGACATAAAAGATTCTTTAAATGAAGTACAATATAAAATTTGGCGCACAGCTGATGGCAAGGAACGTGCTAAATCTTTTTCTTCTAAAGAAAAAGAGAAACAATTCACACTTCCTTTTGATATAAAGGAATTTGAAGGAAAACGCGGTGAGTTCCAAATTGAAGCAACAGGAATGAAAGAAGATGGGAAAACAATCCCGCTTACGAAATCTACTATTACTTTCGAACAAAAGGTTCCTGTTCTTATGTATCACGCAATTGATGATTATCATGGTCAAGGTATTAAAGACTTATTCGTCTCACCAGCTAACTTTGAAGCACAAATGAAACATTTAAAGGACAATGGTTATACGCTGTTAACGTTTGAACGCTGGGGCGATATAAATAAAGTAAATAAACCGATTTTCGTTACATTTGATGACGGTATGAAAAATAATATGAATGCATTTCGCGTTTTACAAAAGCTAAAAGATGATACTTTTAAACCGGCAGCAACAGAATATATGATTGTTGATAACGTTGATGTAGAAGGTGCCCTTTCTACTTCTGAAATAAAAGAAATGGTTGATTCCGGCATTTTCTCAGTACAATCTCATACTGCAACACATGCAGACTTACCGAAAATTACAAACTATGAGGAAGAGTTAAAAGGTTCAAAAGAAAAGCTAGAAAAAATAACAGGTAAGCCTGTTATCGCGATTGCTTATCCATTCGGTCATGTAGATGATAAGGTTGTTGCAGAAACGAAGAAGTATTATCAATTTGCGACAACGACAAAACCTGGGCAATTCATTACGAAGGGTGAACCTGATGAATTGTTAAAGATGAAGCGCGTTCGTATACACCATACAACGACTGTAGAGCAGTTTGCTTCTTCAATTAAGTAA
- a CDS encoding NupC/NupG family nucleoside CNT transporter, protein MQYVMSIIGILAVLGLCFALSNNKSKINFRAIAIMIGFQILIGWFMFATKVGQQIIIFISKVFNKLIKLGTTGVDFLFNGIHRDFVFFLNVLLIIVFFSALLSIFSYLGVLPFIVRVVGGAISKITGLPRVESFHAVNSVFFGSSEALIVIKNDLQHFNKNRMFIICCSAMSSVSASVTASYVMMLDAKYVLAALPLNLFSSLIVCSLLTPVDTKKEDEVIQKFDRTLFGDSFIGAMINGALDGLKVAGIVAALMIAFIGVMEVVNYVISAASGAMGHAVTLQQIFGYILSPFAFLMGIPTQDIIPAGGIMGTKIVLNEFVAILDLKDTATTLAPRTVGIVTVFLISFASISQIGAIVGTIRALSEKQGSVVSKFGWKMLFASTLASILSATIAGLFI, encoded by the coding sequence ATGCAATATGTAATGAGCATTATCGGTATTCTTGCCGTGTTAGGTTTATGTTTTGCTTTGTCAAACAACAAAAGTAAAATCAACTTCCGTGCAATTGCAATTATGATTGGTTTCCAAATTTTAATCGGTTGGTTTATGTTTGCTACAAAGGTTGGTCAACAAATCATTATTTTCATTAGTAAAGTTTTCAACAAACTAATTAAACTTGGTACGACAGGTGTCGATTTTCTCTTTAATGGAATTCACAGAGATTTTGTCTTTTTCTTAAACGTATTATTAATTATCGTATTTTTCTCAGCACTACTTTCAATCTTTAGTTATTTAGGTGTTTTACCATTCATCGTTCGCGTTGTCGGCGGTGCTATTTCAAAAATTACTGGTTTACCACGCGTTGAATCATTCCACGCAGTAAACTCTGTATTCTTCGGTTCAAGTGAAGCGTTAATCGTTATTAAAAACGATTTACAGCATTTCAATAAAAATCGTATGTTTATCATTTGTTGTTCTGCGATGAGCTCCGTTTCTGCTTCTGTTACAGCATCATACGTAATGATGTTAGATGCAAAATACGTACTAGCAGCTCTTCCGCTAAACTTATTCTCAAGCTTAATCGTTTGTTCGTTATTAACACCAGTTGATACGAAAAAAGAAGATGAAGTGATTCAAAAATTTGATAGAACTCTATTCGGAGACAGCTTTATCGGCGCAATGATTAACGGTGCGCTTGATGGTTTAAAAGTAGCTGGTATCGTTGCCGCATTAATGATCGCCTTTATCGGTGTAATGGAAGTTGTAAACTACGTAATTAGTGCAGCTTCAGGCGCAATGGGACATGCTGTTACTTTACAACAAATCTTCGGTTATATACTTTCTCCATTCGCATTCTTAATGGGTATTCCAACTCAAGATATTATCCCAGCCGGTGGTATTATGGGTACAAAGATTGTTTTAAATGAGTTTGTAGCAATCCTTGATTTAAAAGACACAGCTACAACATTAGCTCCACGTACAGTTGGAATCGTTACAGTATTCTTAATTAGCTTCGCAAGTATTAGCCAAATTGGTGCAATCGTTGGTACAATCCGTGCCCTTTCTGAAAAACAAGGAAGCGTTGTTTCTAAATTTGGTTGGAAAATGCTATTTGCATCAACACTTGCTTCTATTTTATCTGCGACAATCGCTGGATTGTTTATTTAA
- the rlmD gene encoding 23S rRNA (uracil(1939)-C(5))-methyltransferase RlmD, giving the protein MSTKMTPPVEKNEFIDVVFEDLTHDGAGVAKVKGYPIFVKNGLPGEEAQIKIIKVKKNFAFGRLMKLHTESPYRKDAECPVYNQCGGCQLQHLTYEGQLQAKEKQVRDVMQRIGGLGDVPVHPVLGMKNPWVYRNKAQVPIGEREGGLVAGFYRQGTHDIINMESCLIQAEENDTLIQEVKRICEKHGITAYNEERNKGTLRHVMARYGQVTGEIMLVFITRTAELPNKKAIIEEIAAKFPEVKSIVQNVNTKRTNVIFGDKTTVLYGSEYIYDFIGDIKFAISARSFYQVNPEQTKVLYDKTLEYAKLNGNETVIDAYCGIGSISLFLAQKAKKVYGVEIVPEAIEDANRNAALNNMTNAEFGVGEAEVVIPKWYKEGVIADTMVVDPPRKGCDEALLNTIIDMKPNRVVYVSCNPATLARDLKVLEEGGYKTQEVQPVDMFPHTTHVECVAWLKLV; this is encoded by the coding sequence ATGAGTACTAAAATGACGCCACCAGTTGAGAAAAACGAGTTTATAGATGTAGTATTTGAAGATTTAACACATGATGGTGCCGGTGTTGCGAAAGTAAAGGGCTATCCTATTTTCGTTAAAAACGGATTACCAGGTGAAGAAGCGCAAATTAAAATTATTAAAGTGAAGAAAAACTTTGCATTTGGTCGTTTAATGAAGCTTCATACAGAAAGTCCATATCGTAAAGATGCTGAATGCCCAGTATATAATCAGTGCGGCGGTTGTCAGCTTCAGCACTTAACTTATGAAGGACAATTACAAGCGAAAGAAAAACAAGTACGTGACGTTATGCAGCGTATCGGAGGACTAGGTGATGTTCCTGTTCATCCTGTACTTGGCATGAAGAACCCGTGGGTATACCGCAATAAAGCACAAGTACCAATCGGAGAACGTGAAGGTGGACTTGTAGCTGGTTTCTATCGCCAAGGAACGCATGACATCATTAATATGGAATCATGCTTAATTCAGGCAGAAGAAAACGATACATTAATCCAAGAAGTAAAACGTATTTGTGAAAAGCACGGTATTACTGCGTACAACGAAGAGCGTAACAAAGGAACACTTCGTCACGTAATGGCTCGTTACGGACAAGTAACAGGGGAAATTATGCTTGTCTTCATTACACGTACAGCAGAATTGCCGAACAAAAAAGCAATCATTGAAGAAATTGCAGCGAAATTCCCAGAAGTAAAATCAATTGTTCAAAACGTAAATACGAAGCGTACAAACGTAATTTTCGGAGACAAAACGACAGTACTGTACGGATCAGAATATATTTATGACTTTATCGGTGACATTAAATTTGCGATTTCAGCACGTTCATTCTATCAAGTAAACCCAGAACAAACGAAAGTGCTATACGATAAAACGTTAGAATACGCAAAATTAAATGGTAACGAAACAGTAATCGATGCCTATTGCGGAATCGGATCAATCTCGTTATTCCTAGCGCAAAAAGCGAAAAAAGTGTACGGCGTTGAAATCGTCCCAGAAGCAATCGAAGACGCAAACCGAAACGCAGCACTAAACAACATGACAAACGCTGAATTTGGCGTAGGAGAAGCAGAAGTAGTCATTCCAAAATGGTACAAAGAAGGCGTAATCGCCGACACAATGGTCGTAGACCCACCGCGTAAAGGCTGTGACGAAGCATTACTAAACACAATCATCGACATGAAGCCAAACCGCGTCGTATACGTATCGTGTAACCCAGCAACATTAGCACGTGATTTAAAAGTACTAGAAGAAGGCGGATATAAAACACAGGAAGTACAACCTGTTGATATGTTCCCGCATACGACGCATGTGGAGTGTGTGGCTTGGCTTAAGTTAGTATAA
- a CDS encoding tRNA dihydrouridine synthase, translating into MIDNFWRELPRPFFVLAPMEDVTDVVFRHVVSEAGRPDVFFTEFTNSDSYCHPEGMKSVRGRLIFTEDEQPMVAHIWGDNPEYFRQMSIGMAELGFKGIDINMGCPVPNVASRGKGSGLILRPDVAAELIQAAKAGGLPVSVKTRLGFKELSEWEDWLTHIFKQDIANLSIHLRTREEMSQVDAHWELIPEIKKLRDRIAPNTLITINGDILDRKMGLELAEKYGIDGVMIGRGIFKNPFAFEKEPREHSSKEHLDLLRLQLDLQDQYAEVLPRSITGLHRFFKIYVKGFPGAAELRNQLMSTKSTDEVRALLDRFEDSVGVAQDSETV; encoded by the coding sequence ATGATAGATAATTTTTGGCGTGAATTACCACGACCATTTTTCGTACTTGCACCAATGGAAGATGTGACAGACGTTGTTTTCCGTCACGTAGTAAGTGAAGCAGGTCGTCCGGACGTATTCTTCACAGAGTTTACAAACTCGGATAGCTATTGTCATCCAGAAGGTATGAAAAGTGTACGTGGCCGTTTAATTTTTACAGAAGACGAACAACCGATGGTAGCACATATTTGGGGAGATAATCCTGAATACTTCCGTCAAATGAGTATCGGTATGGCAGAGCTAGGATTTAAAGGTATCGATATTAACATGGGTTGCCCAGTTCCGAACGTTGCATCAAGAGGAAAAGGTAGTGGCCTTATTCTACGTCCAGACGTTGCAGCAGAACTTATCCAAGCAGCAAAAGCGGGCGGACTACCTGTCAGCGTAAAAACAAGACTTGGCTTTAAAGAGTTAAGCGAGTGGGAAGATTGGTTAACGCACATTTTCAAACAAGATATTGCAAACCTTTCTATTCATTTACGCACAAGAGAAGAAATGAGCCAAGTAGATGCGCATTGGGAACTAATTCCGGAAATAAAAAAATTACGTGACCGCATTGCACCAAATACGTTAATAACAATCAATGGAGACATCCTTGATCGTAAAATGGGGCTGGAACTTGCTGAAAAATACGGCATTGATGGCGTAATGATCGGACGAGGAATCTTCAAAAATCCATTTGCTTTTGAAAAAGAGCCAAGAGAGCATAGCAGTAAAGAACATCTAGATCTTTTAAGACTACAGCTGGATTTACAAGATCAATATGCAGAAGTACTGCCACGCTCAATCACAGGGCTTCATCGCTTCTTCAAAATTTATGTAAAAGGCTTCCCTGGAGCTGCTGAATTGAGAAATCAATTGATGAGTACGAAATCTACTGATGAGGTGCGTGCTTTGTTGGATAGGTTTGAGGATAGTGTTGGTGTGGCTCAGGATAGTGAGACGGTTTAA
- a CDS encoding DUF1456 family protein yields MAMSNNDILKRVRYALDIRDIDMVEIFKLGGVEVTKEDVVDMLTKIKRAPQHEAEDADVIEDEYVKTCDMMMLEAFLNGFITLKRGKQDPKPGQPAPVQSKESANNLLLKKMKIALSLTSEDVLDILDSVGVTVTKGELGALLRKKGHKNYKECGDRYARNFIKGLGVKYRG; encoded by the coding sequence ATGGCAATGAGCAACAACGATATATTAAAAAGAGTAAGATATGCTTTAGATATAAGAGATATAGATATGGTAGAAATCTTTAAACTAGGTGGCGTAGAAGTAACGAAAGAAGACGTAGTTGATATGCTTACAAAAATAAAGAGAGCTCCTCAGCATGAAGCTGAAGATGCGGATGTAATCGAAGATGAGTACGTAAAAACATGCGATATGATGATGTTAGAGGCATTTTTAAATGGATTTATTACTTTAAAAAGAGGAAAGCAAGATCCGAAACCAGGGCAGCCGGCACCTGTACAGAGTAAGGAGAGTGCCAATAACCTTCTTCTAAAGAAAATGAAAATCGCACTATCTTTAACGAGTGAGGATGTACTTGATATATTAGATAGCGTAGGCGTTACGGTAACAAAAGGAGAGTTAGGCGCTCTATTAAGAAAAAAAGGTCATAAAAATTACAAAGAGTGCGGCGATAGATACGCAAGGAATTTCATTAAGGGATTAGGTGTAAAGTATAGAGGATAA
- a CDS encoding M48 family metallopeptidase, with product MVHTYLGETINFHITYKKKKSVRLFVDSYGNVEVQAPKGTPVEYLVQLLEEKWDWIQTTRKEMAERARGPQEKDYDQGEGFLYLGNTYPIQISQDVSIEQDNAIFEGDKLHIYVKELKDEKIQQALKRFYYKQCKTLVEKSIKAHQSNFKTKPRSIRITDSSRTWGTCDSNLQLTFNWKLAMAPQRVIDYVVVHEMCHMVHLNHDRSFWRLVGKIMPDYKEMENWLALSSWKMTV from the coding sequence ATGGTACATACATATTTAGGTGAGACAATTAATTTTCATATAACTTATAAGAAGAAAAAGTCCGTGCGTCTTTTTGTGGATTCGTATGGAAATGTGGAAGTGCAGGCTCCGAAAGGGACACCTGTTGAATACTTAGTCCAGTTGCTAGAGGAAAAGTGGGATTGGATTCAGACAACTCGTAAGGAAATGGCGGAGCGAGCGCGTGGACCACAGGAAAAGGATTACGATCAAGGAGAAGGCTTTTTGTATTTAGGGAATACGTATCCGATACAGATTTCCCAAGATGTAAGTATTGAGCAAGACAATGCGATTTTTGAAGGGGATAAGTTACATATTTATGTAAAAGAGCTAAAGGATGAGAAAATACAGCAAGCTTTAAAACGATTTTATTATAAGCAGTGTAAAACTTTAGTAGAGAAGAGTATTAAAGCGCATCAAAGTAACTTTAAAACAAAACCACGTTCTATTCGTATTACAGATAGTAGTCGTACTTGGGGTACTTGCGATTCGAATTTACAACTAACATTCAATTGGAAGCTAGCAATGGCACCACAGCGAGTAATTGACTATGTAGTCGTTCATGAAATGTGTCATATGGTTCATTTAAATCATGATCGATCTTTTTGGCGTCTTGTCGGGAAGATAATGCCTGATTATAAGGAGATGGAGAATTGGTTAGCGTTATCTAGTTGGAAGATGACGGTTTAG
- a CDS encoding mandelate racemase/muconate lactonizing enzyme family protein gives MKITAIHLYAIRLPLRNPFVISYGSYSDMPSIIVKMETDEGIIGYGEGVADDHVTGESWESTFHTLKHTLAPALIGKNPMNIEKIHDMMDNTIYGVPTAKAAIDIACFDIMGKKLNQPVYQLIGGRYHEEFPVTHVLSIADPENMAEEAASMIQKDYQSFKMKVGTNVKEDVKRIEAVRERVGNDIAIRVDVNQGWKNSANTLTALRSLGHLNIDWIEQPVIADDIDAMAHIRSKTDLPLMIDEGLKSSREMRQIIKLEAADKVNIKLMKCGGIYPAVKLAHQAEMAGIECQVGSMVESSVASSAGFHVAFSKKIITSVELTGPLKFTKDIGNLHYDVPFIRLNEKPGLGIEIDEDTLQELTVFQDVVR, from the coding sequence ATGAAAATTACAGCTATTCATCTTTACGCAATTCGTTTACCGCTTCGCAATCCGTTTGTTATTAGTTATGGTTCTTATTCTGATATGCCCTCTATTATCGTCAAAATGGAAACAGATGAAGGTATTATCGGTTACGGTGAAGGCGTTGCTGATGATCACGTCACAGGTGAATCATGGGAAAGTACTTTCCATACTTTAAAACATACGCTAGCCCCTGCTCTAATTGGGAAAAATCCAATGAATATCGAAAAAATACACGACATGATGGACAATACAATTTACGGTGTTCCAACAGCGAAAGCCGCAATTGATATTGCTTGTTTTGATATAATGGGCAAAAAACTAAATCAACCTGTATATCAATTAATTGGCGGGCGCTACCATGAAGAATTCCCTGTCACTCACGTTTTAAGTATTGCCGATCCAGAAAACATGGCTGAAGAAGCTGCTTCTATGATTCAAAAAGATTACCAATCTTTCAAAATGAAAGTTGGTACAAATGTAAAAGAAGATGTAAAACGTATTGAAGCTGTACGAGAACGTGTAGGAAATGACATCGCTATTCGCGTTGATGTAAACCAAGGCTGGAAAAATAGCGCAAACACATTAACAGCACTTCGTTCATTAGGACATTTAAACATTGACTGGATTGAACAACCTGTTATCGCGGACGATATTGATGCCATGGCTCATATCCGTTCTAAGACAGACCTCCCGCTTATGATTGATGAAGGACTAAAAAGTTCTCGTGAAATGCGCCAAATTATTAAATTAGAAGCTGCTGATAAAGTGAATATAAAATTAATGAAATGCGGCGGCATATATCCAGCTGTAAAGCTCGCTCATCAAGCTGAAATGGCCGGCATTGAATGCCAAGTGGGATCAATGGTCGAATCATCTGTTGCCTCTTCAGCAGGATTCCATGTCGCTTTCTCAAAAAAAATCATTACGAGCGTAGAGCTAACAGGACCATTAAAATTCACAAAAGACATCGGAAACTTACATTACGATGTACCATTCATTCGCTTAAACGAAAAGCCCGGACTCGGCATTGAAATAGACGAAGATACACTACAAGAACTAACCGTCTTTCAAGACGTTGTACGCTAA
- the nhaC gene encoding Na+/H+ antiporter NhaC has translation MKKEIPFGIAIIPIIITVAVMMVTIVVLKQTPHVPLIIGTTVASIVAWRYGYKWNDLEEAMYKGIRLALPAIVIIILVGLTIGAWIGGGIVATMIYYGLKLLTPSLFLVSITVICSIVALAIGSSWSTMGTIGVAGMGIGLSMGIPAPMVAGAIISGSYFGDKMSPLSDTTNLAAGLTNTDLFAHIRHMLFTTVPGLIITLIVYAVLGRSFGANNIDAKSIDQTLQVLQQNFVISPFLLIIPVVVMVLVAKKVPAIPAILVGIILGFLSQVFIQGGSVSASVGALQAGFVIDTGNKLVDELFNRGGLDSMMNTVSMTIVAMTFGGVLEHTGILRSIVNQILKLAKSAKGLIASTIASCFATNLTCSEQYISIVVPSRMYANAYTEKGLHSKNLSRALEDGGTLTSVFVPWNTCGVFILATLGVGAFEYAPYAILNFIVPIISIIYGITGFTIVKLSDIEKAELLKKQKAQLEA, from the coding sequence ATGAAAAAAGAAATACCTTTTGGAATAGCGATTATCCCTATTATCATTACCGTTGCAGTTATGATGGTTACAATTGTTGTATTAAAACAAACCCCTCACGTTCCACTTATTATCGGTACAACCGTTGCTTCTATTGTCGCTTGGCGTTATGGTTACAAATGGAATGATCTTGAAGAAGCAATGTATAAAGGGATTCGTCTTGCATTACCTGCTATCGTCATTATTATTCTTGTTGGCTTAACAATTGGTGCTTGGATTGGCGGTGGAATCGTCGCAACGATGATTTATTACGGTTTAAAACTTTTAACTCCATCACTATTTTTAGTTTCCATTACCGTCATTTGTTCTATCGTTGCATTAGCAATTGGTAGTTCCTGGTCTACAATGGGAACAATTGGTGTTGCTGGAATGGGAATTGGCCTAAGTATGGGAATTCCAGCTCCAATGGTTGCTGGTGCCATTATTTCAGGCTCTTATTTTGGCGATAAAATGTCACCGCTTTCAGATACAACTAACTTAGCCGCAGGATTAACAAATACAGATTTATTCGCACACATTCGTCATATGTTATTTACTACAGTTCCAGGTTTAATTATTACTCTTATCGTCTACGCGGTCTTAGGAAGAAGCTTCGGCGCTAACAATATTGATGCGAAAAGCATCGATCAAACGTTACAAGTATTGCAACAAAATTTTGTTATCTCGCCTTTCCTACTCATTATACCCGTAGTCGTTATGGTATTGGTCGCTAAAAAAGTCCCTGCTATACCAGCGATTCTCGTCGGTATTATTTTAGGATTCTTATCACAAGTCTTTATTCAAGGTGGTTCTGTCTCAGCATCTGTCGGTGCACTCCAAGCTGGATTTGTTATAGACACTGGAAACAAGCTAGTAGACGAACTATTTAACCGCGGTGGCTTAGATTCGATGATGAATACAGTCTCTATGACAATTGTCGCTATGACTTTCGGAGGAGTATTAGAACATACAGGTATTCTTCGCTCAATTGTAAATCAAATTTTAAAGTTAGCGAAATCAGCAAAAGGGCTTATCGCTTCTACTATCGCATCTTGTTTTGCAACAAACCTTACTTGCTCTGAACAATATATTTCAATTGTTGTCCCTTCAAGAATGTACGCAAATGCATACACGGAAAAAGGACTACATTCAAAAAACTTATCCAGAGCATTAGAAGATGGTGGAACATTAACTTCTGTCTTCGTTCCTTGGAATACGTGCGGTGTATTTATTCTCGCAACACTTGGCGTAGGTGCATTTGAATATGCTCCTTATGCTATTTTGAATTTCATCGTACCTATTATCTCAATCATTTATGGTATAACAGGCTTCACAATTGTAAAACTATCAGACATTGAAAAAGCAGAACTACTAAAGAAACAAAAAGCTCAACTAGAAGCTTAA
- a CDS encoding M20 peptidase aminoacylase family protein, with protein sequence MKTLELQERLTEIFQHLHENPEVSWKEYETTAYITDFLKEEGISYRTFDDCPGVIAEIGGGNPVIAIRADMDALWQEVDGEFKANHSCGHDAHMTIVMGLILQLKNMRWKNGTVRFIFQPAEEKGNGALKMVEKGAVDDADFLFGVHLRPIEELSLKQAASSIRHGAAGFLEGMIHGEDAHGARPHQGVNAIDVISMINIGLKNIWLPPQSSYSVKMTRCQAGGDNLNIIPGNGHFSLDVRAESNILLEELKKKIEHVIESAASMGSKTSYEWMDLAPGAEVSEEAERFMRKGILEAYGEERCTGPLYTTGSDDFHYYTVKRPHLKAVMLGLGANLQPGLHHPYMRFDHSCIMDGVEILKQTVLKVLEDRG encoded by the coding sequence TTGAAAACATTAGAACTACAAGAGCGCTTAACGGAGATTTTTCAGCATTTACACGAAAACCCTGAAGTAAGTTGGAAAGAATATGAAACGACAGCGTATATTACTGACTTTTTAAAAGAAGAAGGAATTTCATATAGAACATTTGATGATTGTCCAGGTGTAATTGCTGAGATTGGAGGCGGGAATCCAGTTATTGCGATTCGTGCTGATATGGATGCACTTTGGCAAGAAGTAGATGGAGAATTTAAAGCGAACCATTCATGTGGTCATGATGCTCATATGACTATTGTAATGGGACTTATTTTACAATTGAAAAATATGAGATGGAAAAATGGTACGGTTAGATTTATTTTTCAGCCGGCAGAAGAGAAGGGTAATGGTGCTTTGAAGATGGTGGAGAAAGGTGCTGTAGATGATGCTGATTTCTTATTTGGTGTCCATCTAAGACCGATTGAAGAACTATCTTTGAAACAAGCAGCCTCATCTATTCGCCATGGAGCAGCAGGATTTTTAGAGGGTATGATTCATGGGGAGGATGCACACGGGGCAAGACCACACCAAGGTGTGAATGCAATTGATGTCATTTCCATGATTAATATCGGTTTGAAAAATATTTGGCTGCCACCGCAAAGTTCTTATTCAGTAAAAATGACGAGATGCCAAGCTGGTGGTGATAATTTAAATATTATTCCGGGAAATGGTCATTTCAGTTTAGATGTAAGAGCAGAGAGTAATATACTATTAGAAGAATTAAAGAAAAAGATTGAGCATGTCATAGAATCAGCAGCATCGATGGGATCAAAAACTTCATACGAATGGATGGATCTTGCACCAGGAGCGGAGGTTTCTGAAGAAGCAGAGCGCTTTATGCGTAAAGGTATTCTCGAAGCGTATGGGGAAGAGAGATGTACGGGACCGCTCTATACGACGGGAAGCGATGATTTCCATTACTATACAGTCAAAAGACCACATTTAAAAGCTGTCATGCTTGGACTAGGAGCAAACCTACAACCTGGATTACACCATCCGTATATGAGGTTTGATCATAGTTGTATTATGGATGGGGTAGAAATATTGAAACAAACTGTATTGAAAGTGTTAGAAGACAGGGGCTAG
- a CDS encoding SAM-dependent methyltransferase encodes MNEQYYDAVLHIKTVGEQKGFNKSMHYHRYEPTPYSGLDELLNQYKIRSSDRIVDFGCGKGRLNFYMHHKCGASAVGIEMNEEFYKEAMDNRDRYARKARNSKGKIQFQCCLAQEYEIDPHDNRFYFFNPFSVQVFMNVVNNILLSVEELEREVDIILYYPSEDYIFFLENQTAFELKKEVRLPGAYEKNGNERFLVYRLEC; translated from the coding sequence ATGAACGAACAATATTACGATGCAGTTTTACATATAAAAACAGTCGGTGAGCAAAAAGGATTTAACAAGTCTATGCATTATCACCGTTATGAACCGACGCCATATAGCGGATTAGATGAGTTACTGAATCAATATAAAATACGAAGTAGCGACCGAATTGTAGACTTTGGGTGCGGAAAAGGGCGATTAAACTTTTATATGCACCATAAGTGTGGTGCATCAGCAGTTGGAATTGAAATGAATGAAGAGTTTTATAAAGAAGCAATGGATAATCGAGATCGTTATGCACGAAAGGCACGAAACAGTAAGGGGAAAATTCAATTCCAATGTTGTTTAGCGCAGGAATATGAGATTGATCCGCATGATAATAGGTTTTACTTCTTTAATCCGTTTTCTGTACAAGTGTTTATGAATGTAGTAAATAACATTTTACTTTCGGTAGAAGAATTGGAGAGAGAAGTGGATATTATTTTATATTATCCTTCTGAGGACTATATTTTCTTCTTAGAAAATCAGACTGCGTTTGAGCTGAAGAAAGAAGTTAGATTGCCAGGTGCTTATGAGAAGAATGGGAATGAGAGGTTTTTAGTGTATAGATTGGAGTGTTAA